Proteins encoded together in one Bacteroidales bacterium window:
- a CDS encoding GNAT family N-acetyltransferase, with translation MFKDIIPPVEKNLLEKELSKDKFIRNTNNKSNEIYVVTYDDSPNVIKEIGRLREVTFRRAGGGTGKEIDLDEFDTGPSQYFQLIVWDPKEKEIVGGYRYIRCGDAKKNADGEYQLATAHLFRFSDIFEKYYMPYTIELGRSFVQPLYQPANDPRKGLYALDNIWDGLGAVIVDNPDIRYFYGKVTMYLNFNQEARDMILYFMHRYFPDRENLVTPKFPRGLQIDIRTLNAIFNGETYQENYKILVQNVRRLKENIPPLVNAYMNISPSMLTFGTALNDTFGDVEETGILVTISDIYDVKKERHLHSYKNK, from the coding sequence ATGTTTAAAGATATCATACCTCCGGTTGAAAAAAATCTTCTTGAAAAAGAATTATCAAAAGATAAATTCATAAGGAATACAAACAACAAAAGCAACGAGATTTATGTTGTTACTTACGACGATTCTCCTAATGTTATAAAAGAGATAGGTCGACTACGAGAAGTTACTTTCCGCAGGGCCGGCGGAGGTACAGGAAAAGAAATTGACCTGGATGAATTTGATACCGGTCCATCACAATATTTTCAGCTTATTGTTTGGGATCCTAAAGAAAAAGAAATTGTAGGTGGTTACAGGTACATCCGTTGCGGTGATGCGAAAAAAAATGCAGATGGCGAATACCAGCTTGCAACAGCTCACCTATTCAGGTTTTCCGATATTTTTGAAAAATATTATATGCCTTATACCATTGAACTCGGACGTTCATTTGTTCAGCCTTTGTACCAGCCTGCCAACGACCCGAGAAAAGGATTATATGCACTGGACAATATTTGGGATGGATTAGGTGCTGTAATTGTTGACAACCCTGACATCCGGTATTTCTACGGAAAAGTTACCATGTATCTTAATTTTAACCAGGAAGCAAGAGATATGATATTATATTTCATGCACCGTTATTTTCCTGATCGTGAAAATCTGGTAACTCCAAAATTTCCCAGGGGGCTTCAAATTGACATCCGCACACTCAACGCAATTTTTAATGGTGAAACATACCAGGAAAATTATAAAATACTTGTTCAGAATGTAAGAAGATTAAAAGAAAATATTCCACCTCTTGTAAATGCCTATATGAATATTTCTCCTTCAATGCTTACTTTCGGAACTGCTTTAAACGATACCTTTGGTGATGTTGAAGAAACAGGGATACTTGTTACCATTTCTGATATTTACGATGTAAAAAAAGAACGTCACCTGCATTCATATAAAAACAAATAA
- a CDS encoding MFS transporter, whose protein sequence is MAALFRKNNNEHDPYAALRIKNFRYFLLARFSITVALQMQSIIVGWQVYEITKDPFSLGLIGLAEAIPYIFTSLFSGYFADRYNRKNIILITTTVFIISATLLYLFTANLSNVLFLYGVVPIYLVVAFSGFARSFIYAAQTALMAQLVPRELYANSSTWNSTNWHIAAVSGPAIGGLIYGFYGISNAYLTVIIFVILGFYCFININTKKITTINYNSESVIASLTEGIRFVFKNQIILGALSLDMLAVLFGGAVAMLPVFAAEVLHVGPQGLGFLRAAPAAGAVIMSFFLAYNPPVRNSGKKLFISVAGFGLCIIFFAISKNFYLSLLLLAMSGMFDNVSVIIRHTIMQLYTPNNMRGRVAAVNSIFIGSSNEIGSFESGLAARIMGLIPSVIFGGSMTLIITATAAKVAPLLRKLHLKE, encoded by the coding sequence ATGGCAGCACTATTCCGAAAAAATAATAATGAACACGATCCATATGCTGCTTTGCGCATAAAGAATTTCAGGTATTTTTTACTTGCAAGGTTTTCCATTACTGTAGCATTACAAATGCAATCAATAATTGTAGGGTGGCAGGTTTATGAAATTACCAAAGACCCATTCTCACTTGGGTTGATTGGTTTGGCTGAAGCCATTCCTTATATTTTCACTTCGTTGTTCAGTGGATATTTTGCCGACAGGTACAACCGAAAAAATATCATTCTTATTACCACCACAGTTTTTATTATCAGTGCAACGCTGCTTTATCTTTTTACAGCAAATCTTTCTAATGTTCTTTTTCTGTATGGTGTAGTTCCTATTTATTTGGTTGTGGCTTTTTCAGGATTTGCGCGTTCCTTTATTTATGCTGCTCAAACAGCATTAATGGCACAACTGGTTCCACGCGAACTGTACGCTAACTCATCTACATGGAACAGTACAAACTGGCATATTGCAGCGGTATCTGGTCCTGCTATTGGCGGACTAATTTATGGATTTTATGGAATAAGCAATGCATACCTTACGGTTATCATATTTGTCATTTTAGGATTTTACTGTTTCATAAATATCAACACGAAAAAAATCACAACAATTAACTATAATTCCGAATCCGTTATTGCAAGTCTTACTGAAGGCATTCGCTTTGTTTTCAAAAACCAGATCATATTAGGAGCATTATCACTCGATATGCTGGCTGTATTGTTTGGCGGCGCTGTTGCCATGCTTCCGGTGTTTGCCGCCGAAGTACTTCATGTTGGTCCGCAGGGTTTGGGATTCCTGAGAGCTGCACCGGCAGCGGGCGCTGTTATCATGTCGTTTTTCCTTGCATATAACCCGCCTGTAAGAAACTCCGGGAAAAAACTTTTTATCAGTGTTGCCGGATTCGGTTTATGTATAATATTTTTCGCCATCTCGAAAAATTTTTACCTTTCGCTGTTATTGCTTGCCATGAGCGGAATGTTCGACAATGTAAGCGTTATCATCCGCCATACCATTATGCAATTATACACTCCCAATAATATGCGTGGACGCGTAGCAGCAGTGAACAGCATTTTTATTGGTTCATCGAATGAAATAGGCTCGTTCGAAAGTGGGCTTGCAGCAAGGATTATGGGACTGATACCTTCAGTAATATTTGGCGGAAGCATGACACTTATAATTACTGCCACCGCTGCTAAAGTAGCGCCATTGTTGAGAAAACTGCATTTAAAAGAATAA
- the yihA gene encoding ribosome biogenesis GTP-binding protein YihA/YsxC, with protein sequence MLISSAQFIKSSKVYTECPKPNLPEYAFIGRSNVGKSSLINMICSQKKLAKTSSTPGKTQLINHFIINENWYIADLPGYGFAKISKDTRARWEKMIMNYLLNRNNLMNTFVLVDSRLEPQAIDMEFINWLGLKQIPFSIVFTKTDKLKEREIIKNTETFKKALLEEWDELPPAFITSSETKKGKEEILRFIEETNTLFTS encoded by the coding sequence ATGTTGATCTCCTCTGCACAATTCATTAAAAGCAGTAAGGTGTATACCGAATGTCCAAAACCCAACCTGCCTGAATATGCATTTATAGGGCGTTCCAACGTTGGCAAATCATCATTGATTAATATGATTTGCAGTCAAAAAAAACTTGCCAAAACATCCAGTACACCAGGGAAAACACAACTTATTAATCATTTTATAATTAACGAAAACTGGTATATTGCCGACCTTCCCGGATATGGTTTTGCAAAAATTTCAAAAGACACACGCGCACGCTGGGAAAAAATGATTATGAATTATCTATTGAACAGAAATAATCTTATGAATACTTTTGTTCTTGTCGATTCGCGATTAGAGCCTCAAGCCATCGATATGGAATTCATAAACTGGCTCGGTCTAAAACAAATTCCCTTTTCAATCGTGTTCACAAAAACCGATAAATTAAAAGAAAGAGAAATTATTAAGAATACAGAAACTTTTAAAAAAGCCTTACTCGAAGAATGGGATGAGCTGCCTCCTGCTTTTATTACAAGTTCTGAAACAAAAAAAGGAAAAGAAGAAATACTCCGCTTTATAGAAGAAACAAATACTTTGTTTACAAGTTAA
- a CDS encoding L-serine ammonia-lyase, iron-sulfur-dependent, subunit alpha has product MESIKKIYHIGFGPSSSHTMAPSRASEIFKIKNPNAVSFKVTLYGSLAATGKGHMTDVAITKMLEPATVEIIWKPEEVLPVHPNGMKFEALDDNAKTIDEWITYSLGGGALYEPDTQKIPKIYSLNKMSDILSYLNKAGKSFWEYIEECEGKEIWDYLAEVWKTMQEAVKRGLENEGVLPGVLNLQRKASAYYTRSQGFTGTLKRKAVVFSYALAVSEENASGSGIIVTAPTCGSCGVLPSVLYHLSKDYEATDAKIIKALATAGLIGNLVKKNASISGAEVGCQGEVGTACAMASGAAAQLFGGTVFQVEYAASMGIEHHLGLTCDPVAGLVQIPCIERNAFAAARALDASAYSLLSDGRHRVNFDVVVKAMKHTGHDLPSIYRETAEGGLAKYTKYYNKE; this is encoded by the coding sequence GTGGAATCGATAAAAAAAATTTACCACATAGGTTTTGGTCCTTCGAGCAGCCATACGATGGCACCAAGCAGAGCATCCGAAATTTTTAAAATAAAAAATCCAAATGCTGTTTCTTTTAAGGTTACGCTTTACGGAAGCCTTGCTGCTACCGGTAAGGGCCACATGACTGATGTTGCCATTACAAAAATGTTGGAACCTGCAACTGTTGAAATTATTTGGAAACCTGAGGAAGTATTGCCTGTTCATCCTAACGGTATGAAATTCGAAGCGCTTGATGATAATGCGAAAACCATTGATGAGTGGATAACATACAGCTTAGGTGGCGGAGCTTTGTACGAACCCGATACACAAAAAATTCCTAAAATATATTCGTTGAATAAAATGAGTGATATTCTTTCCTATTTGAATAAAGCAGGAAAAAGTTTTTGGGAATATATAGAAGAGTGTGAAGGAAAAGAAATTTGGGATTACCTTGCAGAAGTGTGGAAAACCATGCAGGAAGCAGTTAAGCGTGGATTGGAAAATGAAGGAGTGTTGCCCGGTGTTTTAAATTTACAACGCAAAGCTTCAGCATATTATACCCGCTCGCAGGGATTTACCGGCACACTTAAAAGAAAAGCAGTAGTGTTTTCATATGCGCTTGCTGTTTCCGAAGAGAATGCTTCGGGTAGCGGAATAATTGTAACGGCGCCCACTTGCGGCTCATGCGGAGTATTGCCTTCAGTTTTATATCATCTCTCGAAAGATTACGAAGCAACCGATGCTAAAATCATTAAAGCGCTTGCAACGGCAGGATTAATTGGAAATTTAGTAAAAAAGAATGCATCTATTTCCGGTGCTGAAGTAGGATGCCAGGGCGAAGTAGGAACCGCATGTGCCATGGCTTCCGGCGCTGCCGCGCAATTATTTGGCGGTACAGTATTTCAAGTTGAATATGCTGCAAGTATGGGAATAGAGCATCACCTGGGACTTACCTGCGATCCGGTTGCGGGACTTGTACAAATTCCGTGTATTGAACGCAATGCATTTGCAGCAGCCAGAGCGCTTGATGCATCAGCATATTCGCTTTTATCCGATGGACGACACAGGGTGAATTTTGATGTTGTGGTAAAAGCCATGAAACATACAGGTCACGATTTACCAAGTATATACCGCGAAACAGCCGAAGGTGGTTTGGCAAAATATACTAAGTATTATAATAAGGAATAA
- a CDS encoding 1-acyl-sn-glycerol-3-phosphate acyltransferase: MSKRKPYDKTLVPLNKQIDIENVIRSKSPKLLKYLPRFILKYLKRILHEDEVNIALETYKDAEGIDFVDGIIKEFGAKINVINPQNLPGTGRYLIASNHPLGGLDGMALMHVVGKVRRDILFPVNDILLFLKNLKPLFIPINKHGKNTDNIKSIDNTFASDTMILYFPAGLCSRKQKGKICDLEWKNTFIKKSVQYQRDIIPVHIEGKNSNFFYNLANFRKRLGIKANIEMLYLVDEMFKQYEENINITFGKPISYKVFENIYKSKEWAEKVKKHVYELGKNPDAEFKV, encoded by the coding sequence ATGAGCAAACGAAAACCATACGATAAAACACTTGTTCCGTTAAATAAACAAATTGATATTGAAAATGTTATCAGAAGTAAAAGCCCTAAGCTTTTAAAGTATTTACCCCGTTTTATATTAAAATATCTGAAGCGTATCCTTCATGAAGATGAGGTGAATATTGCTCTTGAAACCTATAAAGATGCTGAAGGTATTGATTTTGTTGACGGTATCATTAAGGAATTCGGAGCAAAAATCAATGTTATAAATCCTCAGAATTTACCCGGTACAGGGCGTTATCTGATTGCCTCTAATCATCCTCTTGGAGGATTGGACGGGATGGCTCTTATGCATGTTGTAGGAAAAGTAAGAAGGGATATTCTCTTTCCTGTAAATGATATTTTATTGTTTTTAAAAAACTTAAAACCACTTTTCATTCCAATAAATAAGCATGGTAAAAACACCGATAATATAAAATCTATTGATAATACATTTGCTTCCGATACGATGATATTATATTTCCCTGCAGGGCTTTGTTCGCGAAAACAAAAAGGAAAAATTTGCGACCTCGAATGGAAAAATACTTTTATAAAAAAATCTGTTCAATACCAGCGCGATATTATTCCTGTTCATATAGAAGGAAAGAATTCAAATTTTTTTTATAACTTAGCAAACTTCAGGAAACGCTTAGGAATTAAAGCAAACATCGAAATGCTTTATCTTGTTGATGAAATGTTCAAACAATATGAGGAAAACATAAACATCACATTTGGCAAGCCTATTTCATATAAAGTTTTTGAAAATATTTACAAATCGAAAGAGTGGGCAGAGAAAGTTAAAAAGCATGTTTATGAACTTGGAAAAAATCCTGATGCTGAATTTAAAGTTTAA
- a CDS encoding helix-turn-helix domain-containing protein, whose amino-acid sequence MKAYLKVIETKKDYEIALKKFQELFHAKAGSEAEKEAKLLALLIEDYENKHFHIPEPDPIEAIKYMMEQSQMNQKDLAEILGNKGNVSKVLNRKRKLSIEMIRTLSKCLHIPADILIKDYPLAV is encoded by the coding sequence ATGAAAGCATATTTGAAAGTAATAGAAACAAAAAAAGATTATGAAATTGCATTAAAAAAGTTCCAGGAACTGTTTCATGCAAAAGCTGGAAGCGAAGCGGAAAAAGAAGCAAAACTCTTAGCTCTTTTAATTGAAGATTATGAAAACAAACATTTTCATATTCCCGAACCCGACCCTATCGAAGCCATAAAATATATGATGGAGCAAAGTCAAATGAATCAAAAAGATTTGGCGGAAATACTCGGGAACAAAGGCAATGTTTCAAAAGTGCTTAACAGGAAAAGAAAACTATCAATTGAAATGATTAGAACATTAAGTAAATGCTTACATATTCCTGCTGATATTCTTATTAAAGATTATCCTTTGGCTGTGTAA
- a CDS encoding urocanate hydratase, producing MSLTDFQNAILQGIPDELPAPKPYDASLNHAPRRKDILTAEEKKLAIRNALRYFPQKHHAVLAKEFAQELKDYGRIYMYRFRPDYKIYARSIEDFPHKSKQAAAIMLMLSNNLDYAVAQHPHELITYGGNGAVFMNWAQYLLTMKYLATMTDEQTLAMYSGHPMGLYPSHKDAPRVVVTNGMVIPNYSKPDDWERFNALGVSQYGQMTAGSFMYIGPQGIVHGTTITVLNAGRKIEKNKEGLAGKLFVTSGLGGMSGAQPKAAVIAGAIGVIAEVNPKAVQTRHSQGWVDEVFTDLDELIKRIEKAKAKKEAVSLAYQGNIVDLWEKFVKENIFVELGSDQTSLHNPWAGGYYPVGVPFEEAKEMMSKNPELFKQKVQESLRRHVAAINELTAKGMYFFDYGNAFLLEASRAGADIMKPNGDFKYPSYVQDIMGPMCFDYGFGPFRWVCTSSKPEDLEQTDLIAMKVLKKIAKTAPPEIQQQMKDNIRWIKEAKENKLVVGSQARILYADAEGRIQIADAFNKAIKKGIISAPVVLGRDHHDVSGTDSPYRETSNIYDGSRFTADMAIQNVIGDSFRGATWVSIHNGGGVGWGEVINGGFGMLLDGSRDAQRRLKLMLFWDVNNGISRRSWARNDGAVFAIKRAMEKEPMLKVTVPNLVEDSLLENLV from the coding sequence ATGAGTTTAACTGATTTTCAAAATGCTATTCTGCAAGGTATTCCTGATGAATTACCTGCACCAAAACCATACGATGCAAGTTTGAATCATGCACCCAGGCGTAAAGATATACTTACTGCTGAAGAAAAGAAACTTGCAATAAGAAATGCACTTCGTTATTTTCCTCAGAAACATCATGCTGTTCTTGCAAAAGAATTTGCTCAGGAGTTGAAAGATTACGGTCGTATATACATGTATCGTTTCCGTCCCGATTATAAAATATATGCAAGAAGCATAGAAGATTTTCCTCATAAATCAAAGCAGGCAGCGGCTATTATGCTGATGCTTTCAAATAACCTGGATTATGCTGTTGCTCAACATCCGCATGAACTGATCACGTATGGCGGCAATGGCGCAGTATTCATGAACTGGGCACAATACCTGCTTACCATGAAATATCTTGCTACGATGACCGATGAGCAAACACTGGCAATGTATTCAGGACATCCGATGGGATTGTATCCTTCGCATAAAGATGCGCCACGTGTTGTGGTAACTAATGGAATGGTGATACCGAATTATTCTAAACCCGATGATTGGGAACGCTTCAATGCACTGGGTGTTTCGCAATACGGACAAATGACAGCCGGTTCATTCATGTACATTGGTCCGCAGGGAATTGTTCACGGAACAACAATAACGGTTTTGAATGCAGGAAGAAAAATTGAAAAAAATAAAGAAGGCCTTGCCGGAAAATTATTTGTAACATCCGGGCTTGGCGGTATGTCGGGTGCACAGCCCAAAGCAGCTGTAATTGCAGGAGCTATAGGTGTGATTGCTGAAGTGAATCCGAAAGCTGTACAAACGCGTCATTCGCAGGGTTGGGTTGATGAAGTATTTACCGACCTCGATGAATTGATTAAACGTATTGAAAAAGCTAAAGCTAAGAAAGAAGCGGTATCGCTGGCATACCAGGGAAATATTGTTGACCTGTGGGAAAAATTTGTGAAAGAAAATATTTTTGTTGAGCTTGGCTCCGACCAGACTTCACTTCATAATCCGTGGGCCGGTGGCTATTATCCTGTTGGCGTTCCTTTTGAAGAAGCTAAAGAAATGATGTCAAAAAATCCTGAACTCTTCAAACAGAAAGTTCAGGAATCATTACGCAGGCATGTTGCTGCAATCAATGAACTTACTGCAAAAGGAATGTACTTCTTCGATTATGGCAATGCTTTCTTACTTGAAGCAAGCCGCGCCGGTGCTGATATTATGAAGCCTAATGGCGATTTCAAATATCCTTCTTATGTTCAGGACATCATGGGTCCCATGTGTTTCGACTACGGCTTCGGTCCTTTCCGTTGGGTGTGCACTTCGTCAAAACCCGAAGACCTTGAACAAACCGATTTGATTGCAATGAAAGTATTGAAGAAAATTGCAAAGACAGCTCCTCCTGAAATTCAGCAACAGATGAAAGATAACATCCGCTGGATTAAAGAAGCGAAAGAAAATAAATTGGTTGTTGGTTCGCAGGCACGCATACTTTATGCCGATGCTGAAGGAAGAATTCAGATTGCTGATGCATTCAACAAAGCGATTAAAAAAGGAATCATTTCTGCACCTGTTGTGCTTGGCCGCGATCATCACGATGTTTCAGGAACCGATTCTCCTTATCGCGAAACTTCCAACATTTACGATGGCTCACGTTTCACTGCTGATATGGCAATACAAAATGTAATAGGCGATTCATTCCGTGGCGCAACATGGGTATCAATTCATAATGGTGGTGGAGTTGGCTGGGGCGAAGTTATTAATGGTGGTTTCGGAATGTTGCTCGATGGTTCACGAGATGCACAACGTCGTTTGAAGTTGATGTTGTTCTGGGATGTAAACAACGGAATATCCCGTCGTTCGTGGGCTCGCAACGATGGTGCCGTTTTCGCTATTAAACGTGCAATGGAAAAAGAACCTATGCTAAAAGTTACCGTTCCGAATTTGGTTGAAGATAGTTTGCTGGAAAATTTGGTTTAG
- a CDS encoding PDZ domain-containing protein, whose product MKNRLLLNFCFLILTCSLSAQQASGFHSLTNKTIVVPFKFINNLIFINVEVNGVMLTFMLDSGVGETLLFSLDNKEVSFNNVETIKLAGLGSANEIDGYISKSNKVVINKNLIDTTHQIIIILNEDFNFSSRVGIPINGIIGYHFFENFPVLIDYDKERIIIYPEKKKFKRIIKRQKAIDLSIEKNKPYFNTDIELENKKINSKLLVDLGNSDGIWLFAKEIEGFKTPEPNFDDYLGRGFNGNIYGKRSKIKGIYMNEHYLQNPLVAIPDDSSIVSLSLVEGRKGSVGNEILKRFNLILDYPDKKMFIEKNILFNDKFTYNMAGMDIKYDDMQWAEELLIAMELQINKTKEKKDTISEVAVNHLKYKFNLKPLYSIAEVRANSPASKADFKEGDVLQKVNGKPANHFSLKELNNLFFSKKGRVIKFEIKRGTEILKKTITLEDPINP is encoded by the coding sequence ATGAAAAATAGATTGCTGTTGAATTTTTGTTTTTTAATACTTACTTGTTCTTTATCCGCGCAACAGGCATCAGGATTCCATTCTCTTACAAATAAAACTATTGTTGTTCCTTTTAAATTCATCAATAACCTTATATTTATTAATGTAGAAGTCAATGGTGTAATGCTAACATTCATGCTCGATTCGGGTGTAGGCGAAACGTTACTTTTTAGTTTAGACAATAAAGAAGTATCTTTTAATAATGTTGAAACAATAAAACTTGCCGGATTAGGTAGCGCAAATGAAATTGATGGGTATATCTCAAAATCAAATAAAGTTGTTATCAATAAAAACCTTATTGACACTACTCATCAAATCATCATTATTTTGAACGAGGATTTTAATTTTTCATCGCGTGTTGGTATTCCTATAAATGGCATCATAGGCTATCACTTTTTTGAAAACTTCCCCGTGCTTATAGATTACGATAAGGAAAGAATAATTATCTATCCCGAAAAGAAAAAATTCAAAAGAATAATTAAAAGGCAGAAAGCAATAGACTTAAGCATAGAAAAGAATAAGCCATATTTTAATACGGATATTGAATTGGAAAATAAAAAAATTAATTCAAAGTTATTAGTTGACCTGGGCAACAGCGATGGCATTTGGTTGTTCGCAAAAGAAATTGAAGGTTTTAAAACTCCTGAACCTAATTTTGATGATTATTTAGGTCGTGGTTTTAATGGCAATATTTATGGAAAACGCAGCAAGATAAAAGGAATCTATATGAATGAGCATTACCTGCAGAACCCTTTGGTTGCTATACCTGATGATTCATCAATTGTATCATTAAGTTTAGTGGAAGGACGAAAAGGCTCAGTAGGCAATGAGATTTTAAAAAGATTTAACCTTATACTGGATTATCCTGATAAAAAAATGTTCATTGAAAAAAATATTTTATTTAATGATAAATTCACATACAACATGGCGGGTATGGATATAAAATATGATGATATGCAATGGGCTGAAGAATTATTAATAGCGATGGAACTTCAGATCAATAAAACAAAAGAGAAAAAAGATACAATTAGTGAAGTTGCGGTTAATCACCTCAAATATAAATTCAATTTAAAACCTTTATATTCTATTGCTGAAGTAAGAGCTAATTCACCGGCTTCGAAAGCCGATTTCAAAGAAGGTGATGTTTTGCAAAAGGTCAATGGCAAACCGGCAAATCATTTTAGCCTGAAGGAATTAAATAATTTGTTCTTTTCTAAAAAAGGACGGGTAATAAAATTTGAAATAAAAAGAGGAACTGAAATTTTAAAAAAGACTATCACCCTGGAAGACCCTATAAATCCTTAG
- a CDS encoding type II toxin-antitoxin system HigB family toxin, with amino-acid sequence MRVFNKSTLRNFYEKHEDSKEQLLTWYKVTTKAGWKSFNDVKKYFNSVDCIKDNLFVFNIKGNKYRLVVDFNFRLQWAFITYIGTHSDYDKRKFI; translated from the coding sequence ATGAGAGTTTTTAATAAAAGCACTTTGAGGAATTTTTATGAAAAACATGAAGACAGCAAAGAGCAGCTTTTAACCTGGTATAAAGTAACAACCAAAGCAGGCTGGAAAAGTTTTAACGATGTAAAAAAATATTTTAATTCCGTTGATTGTATTAAAGACAATTTATTTGTTTTTAATATAAAAGGCAATAAATACAGGCTGGTCGTTGATTTTAATTTCAGGTTGCAGTGGGCTTTTATAACATATATAGGCACTCATTCCGATTATGATAAAAGAAAATTTATTTAA